Proteins encoded within one genomic window of Trichomycterus rosablanca isolate fTriRos1 chromosome 7, fTriRos1.hap1, whole genome shotgun sequence:
- the tmem127 gene encoding transmembrane protein 127: MMYASGGTAVPGARRRRGGPAVPKQPERSLASALPGALSITALCTALAEPAWLHVHGGTCPRQELGVADVLGYIDEKLLEDYCINSQTILLLRVIAAFCFLGILCSLTAFLLDVFGPKHPALKITRRYAFAHILTVLQCATVIGFCYWASELILTLQQQHKKYHGSLIYVTFAISFYLVAAAGGASILATAANLLRHYPTEEEEQALELLSEMDESSETYPVDYDIANHFQPPPAYSP, translated from the exons ATGATGTACGCCTCGGGGGGAACAGCTGTACCCGGAGCGAGGAGGAGGCGAGGTGGACCCGCAGTGCCCAAACAGCCGGAGCGAAGTCTGGCCTCGGCTTTACCCGGTGCCCTGTCCATCACTGCCCTCTGCACTGCCCTGGCTGAACCCGCCTGGCTACACGTACACGGTGGTACCTGCCCCAGACAGGAGCTCGGTGTGGCAGATGTGCTCGGATACATAGACGAGAAACTGCTCGAag ACTACTGTATTAATTCCCAGACCATTCTGCTGCTGAGAGTTATTGCTGCCTTCTGTTTCCTGGGTATTTTATGTAGCCTGACAGCTTTTCTCCTGGATGTGTTTGGACCCAAGCACCCTGCTCTTAAGATTACACGCCGATATGCCTTTGCTCACATTCTTACAG TGCTTCAGTGTGCCACAGTGATCGGCTTCTGCTACTGGGCATCCGAACTCATCCTCACGCTGCAACAGCAGCACAAAAAGTATCACGGCTCCCTAATCTACGTCACATTCGCCATCAGCTTCTACCTGGTGGCAGCAGCTGGAGGAGCTTCCATCCTCGCCACGGCTGCTAACCTGCTCCGTCATTACCCCACCGAGGAGGAGGAGCAGGCTCTGGAACTGCTCTCCGAGATGGACGAGAGCAGTGAAACCTATCCAGTTGACTATGATATTGCCAACCACTTCCAGCCTCCCCCGGCTTACTCtccctga